One stretch of Prunus persica cultivar Lovell chromosome G1, Prunus_persica_NCBIv2, whole genome shotgun sequence DNA includes these proteins:
- the LOC18791570 gene encoding putative pentatricopeptide repeat-containing protein At3g25970, with protein MRSLGGVGLTLTSRLRGFILSTTKPRAFHAISKDQLQLYTSKSCSSCSNLLVGKDPTSIVAALSLSETSKSCFLGTQIHSHIIKLGFTDDIFLLNNLIKMYAKCGLVGDGFRVFDKMPDRNLVTWTLMISAAVQDGQFEWGLEIYLGLIRSGLRPNEFTIGSVLKGCAECTSSKAYEFGMSVHCFALKVGIEQNCYVGGSILSMYAKLEDIESAKGVFESMSNLDTAGWNTMIGGYAQCGYGLEALKVVSLMVWRGISMDQFTFVNALKGCSVMGNLDFGKQLHGLIIQSEMEFSTSVMNALSDMYSRNGKKDAALKVFNRIQAKDVISWNTAFGVFSEDKNTREIAKLVHEFMLANMKPNHVTFSILFRQCGEILDLNLGLQFYSLALQFGFWNEANVRSSIINMFSRCGAMDMARLFFDSLLDKNLTSWNELISGYNSNHCYTEARKIFCDLWDLGVEASEVTFSSILESCYKDEHQEMIRQIHGAIVKSGFSVHGYVCSFLIKCYVKFGLLDDSFEFFNGFETLDVESWGTMISALVHQGHLFEAIKFLKSLREAGGKPDEFILGSILNSCADNAGYHLTKSVHSVVIKMGFHSQVFVVSAVIDAYAKCGDIGSARMTFSQSFRSGDVVIHNAMIMACAHHGLDKEAMGIFEKMKLARIKPSQATYVSVIAACAHVGQVDLGRLLFESMNSDSKMEPISEDIYGCLVDMLSRSGYLEDARQMIEGMPYTPWPAILRSLLSGCRIHGNIELGEWTAKKLVQLAPENDVPYVLLSKVYSEEGSWEDATKIRREMIERGVLKNTGYSWIEV; from the coding sequence ATGAGAAGCTTAGGTGGTGTAGGTCTTACTCTTACTTCAAGGCTTAGAGGCTTTATTCTTTCAACAACCAAACCCAGAGCCTTCCATGCAATCTCCAAAGACCAACTCCAACTCTACACTTCCAAATCCTGCTCTTCATGCTCTAATCTCTTGGTGGGTAAAGACCCAACTTCCATTGTCGCTGCTCTTTCCCTCTCTGAGACTTCAAAGTCATGTTTCCTTGGTACCCAAATCCATTCCCATATCATCAAGTTGGGATTTACTGATgacatttttttgttgaataattTGATCAAAATGTACGCAAAATGTGGGCTTGTGGGTGATGGATTTAGGGTGTTTGATAAAATGCCTGACAGAAACCTTGTCACTTGGACTTTGATGATCTCGGCTGCCGTCCAAGATGGTCAATTTGAATGGGGCTTGGAGATTTATTTGGGATTAATAAGAAGTGGGTTGAGGCCGAATGAATTCACTATTGGCAGTGTTCTCAAGGGGTGTGCAGAGTGTACTAGTTCCAAAGCATATGAATTTGGCATGAGTGTTCATTGTTTTGCTTTGAAAGTTGGGATTGAACAGAACTGCTATGTGGGCGGCTCTATTTTGAGCATGTATGCTAAGTTGGAGGATATTGAATCGGCTAAAGGGGTGTTTGAGTCTATGTCCAATCTTGATACTGCTGGTTGGAATACTATGATTGGAGGGTATGCGCAATGCGGCTATGGCCTCGAAGCCTTGAAGGTTGTATCTTTGATGGTTTGGAGAGGGATAAGCATGGACCAGTTCACCTTTGTTAATGCTCTTAAGGGGTGCTCTGTTATGggaaatttggattttgggaAGCAACTTCATGGATTGATCATCCAGAGTGAGATGGAATTTAGTACTTCAGTAATGAATGCTCTTTCTGATATGTACTCTAGAAATGGTAAGAAGGATGCGGCTTTGAAAGTTTTCAATAGGATACAAGCAAAAGATGTTATATCGTGGAACACTGCATTTGGTGTCTTCTCTGAAGACAAGAATACAAGAGAAATTGCAAAGTTAGTCCATGAGTTCATGCTAGCAAACATGAAACCTAACCATGTCACTTTCTCAATCTTGTTTAGACAATGTGGGGAGATACTTGATCTGAACCTTGGGCTTCAGTTTTACTCTCTTGCACTACAATTTGGATTCTGGAATGAAGCTAATGTCAGAAGCTCAATAATCAATATGTTTTCTAGATGTGGGGCTATGGACATGGCACGCTTGTTTTTTGACAGCCTACTTGACAAAAACTTAACTTCTTGGAACGAGTTGATTTCCGGGTATAATTCAAATCATTGTTATACAGAAGCCAGGAAGATTTTTTGTGATTTATGGGACTTGGGTGTTGAAGCGAGTGAAGTTACCTTCTCCAGCATATTGGAAAGTTGCTATAAAGATGAACACCAAGAAATGATTAGACAAATTCATGGTGCTATTGTCAAGTCTGGCTTCTCTGTCCATGGATATGTTTGTAGCTTCTTAATTAAGTGCTATGTTAAATTTGGACTACTGGATGATTCCTTTGAGTTTTTCAATGGGTTTGAGACATTAGATGTGGAATCTTGGGGGACTATGATATCTGCTCTAGTGCATCAGGGACATCTCTTCGAGGCTATCAAATTTCTCAAGTCTCTGAGAGAAGCTGGTGGGAAACCTGATGAGTTTATTTTGGGCAGCATTCTAAATAGTTGTGCTGATAATGCAGGCTATCATTTAACTAAATCTGTTCATTCCGTTGTCATCAAAATGGGATTTCACTCACAAGTATTTGTTGTGAGTGCAGTTATAGATGCTTATGCAAAATGTGGGGATATTGGAAGTGCAAGGATGACCTTTAGCCAGTCATTTAGATCTGGTGATGTAGTTATACATAATGCCATGATCATGGCTTGTGCTCATCATGGTCTGGACAAGGAAGCTATGGGTATCTTTGAGAAAATGAAGTTGGCTCGTATAAAGCCCAGCCAGGCCACATATGTGTCAGTTATAGCAGCTTGTGCTCATGTGGGTCAGGTTGATCTAGGTCGTTTGTTGTTTGAATCAATGAACTCAGATTCTAAGATGGAACCAATATCTGAGGATATTTATGGTTGCCTGGTTGATATGCTTTCACGAAGCGGATACCTCGAAGATGCTAGACAAATGATTGAAGGAATGCCTTATACTCCTTGGCCTGCTATACTGAGGTCCTTGCTTAGTGGTTGTCGGATACATGGGAACATAGAGTTGGGAGAATGGACTGCTAAGAAGTTGGTTCAGTTGGCTCCAGAAAATGATGTACCTTATGTACTACTGTCAAAGGTTTACTCTGAAGAGGGTAGTTGGGAAGATGCTACAAAGATAAGGAGAGAAATGATAGAAAGAGGTGTACTGAAAAATACAGGATATAGTTGGATCGAGGTATAG
- the LOC18788426 gene encoding probable RNA helicase SDE3, giving the protein MSIFLEVLKCLFCIEDERENYDYNQIPRQTYDSKISYRNRSPPLTSTNQSPAFYNYKAPSPPSQPVKSPFSSSSSSPKPPTSSSKPLQSSYISTSSPSPKFPTSSSSSTFPKPPTSSSKLPQSTFVNPSSSNASPFILEFPTSVSKLQQSSSVDQRSALPKPPTSSSKLPQSTLVSPSSPSLQLRTPSSRPSPPILSTSSFKPPQASSKSHSSSPNPPTSSKPSPSSGRPASSTTLPPIFKQVLSPASSDVINEKGKKSYVSVEKGSLPIFTIPEDFKDLIKNDIVPKVLKQPLSPTTYKDYFAALLYAEEFYHEKWADFNMKNVTLKLQKASVYKNLDKEEKTFVEFMIDSVPENRPFLLSRDLVYVRPSGTNAEQFQGIINRIIRSNLVLVEFEYEFYDYHYSTQKYDVSFSFNRVCLKRAHQAVQTASDTLFQNFLFPDGVSRTSIPTAPALLSGRHKLDAKQLSAVRQILSIKGSPPYLVAGQLCVERNVFRPSRTGAVVCEAVHQLCQTSLKNRILICAPSNSCCDGIMRSLLKVIPESDMFRANAAFREKDEVPDDILPSCLYEDPYFSCPPTEKLKKFRVIFSTLMSSFRLHDKGLTSGHFSHIFLVDASSAIEPETAVALTNFAEKSTTVIVTGQPGDNSRWVRADMARQKGLKISYFERLLKSRPYRSLNPMLITQLDQ; this is encoded by the exons ATGTCAATTTTTCTTGAAGTTTTGAAATGCCTCTTTTGTATTGAAGATGAGCGTGAGAATTATGATTATAATCAGATTCCCAGACAAACTTATGATTCTAAAATTTCCTATAGAAACCGCTCCCCACCCTTGACTTCTACTAATCAATCTCCAGCCTTCTATAACTATAAAGCCCCATCACCTCCATCTCAACCAGTCAAATCTCCCTTTagttcatcttcatcatcccCTAAGCCTCCGACATCTTCATCGAAACCGCTGCAATCTTCTTATATCAGTACATCTTCTCCATCTCCTAAATTCCcaacatcttcttcttcttcaacattccCTAAGCCCCCAACATCTTCATCTAAGCTGCCTCAATCAACTTTTGTTAATCCATCTTCTTCCAATGCATCTCCATTTATTCTTGAATTCCCAACATCTGTATCTAAACTACAACAATCTTCTTCTGTTGATCAGCGTTCAGCATTGCCTAAACCCCCGACATCTTCATCTAAGCTGCCCCAATCCACTCTTGTTAGTCCATCTTCACCATCCCTTCAACTCCGAACACCTTCATCTAGACCATCTCCTCCTATACTGTCTACATCCTCCTTTAAACCACCTCAGGCTTCATCAAAATCACATTCATCATCGCCAAATCCTCCAACATCTTCAAAACCATCACCATCCTCGGGACGGCCAGCGTCTTCCACTACACTCCCTCCAATCTTTAAGCAAGTTCTATCCCCAGCCTCCTCAGATGTAATAAATGAAAAGGGGAAGAAAAGTTATGTATCGGTTGAAAAGGGTTCATTACCTATATTCACGATTCCTGAGGATTTCAAAGATTTGATCAAGAATGACATTGTGCCTAAAGTTCTTAAACAGCCTCTGTCTCCCACGACATATAAGGATTACTTTGCTGCTCTGTTATACGCTGAAGAGTTCTACCATGAG AAATGGGCTGATTTCAATATGAAGAATGTGACACTGAAGTTGCAAAAAGCATCAGTTTACAAAAATCTGGACAAGGAAGAGAAAACCTTCGTAGAATTTATGATTGATTCTGTTCCTGAAAATCGGCCATTCCTTTTGTCGAGGGACTTAGTCTATGTGAGGCCATCAGGTACAAATGCTGAGCAGTTTCAG GGCATTATAAATCGCATTATTAGGAGCAATCTTGTATTAGTGGAATttgaatatgaattttatgatTATCATTATTCGACCCAAAAATATGATGTCAGCTTCTCATTCAATCGAGTATGTTTGAAAAGAGCTCACCAAGCAGTTCAAACAGCATCGGATACTTTGTTTCAGAACTTCCTCTTTCCTGATGGTGTTTCCCGTACGAGCATTCCCACCGCACCAGCGCTGCTGTCTGGCCGTCACAAACTTGACGCCAAACAATTATCTGCTGTTCGTCAAATTTTAAGCATTAAGGGCTCACCACCTTACTTGGTGGCTGGCCAGCTTTGTGTTGAAAGGAACGTTTTTAGGCCGTCGAGAACTGGAGCAGTTGTTTGTGAAGCAGTGCACCAGTTATGTCAAACCTCACTCAAAAATAGGATTCTGATATGTGCTCCTAGTAACAGCTGTTGTGATGGGATTATGAGAAGCTTGTTGAAAGTGATTCCAGAGTCAGATATGTTTCGAGCCAACGCTGCATTCCGTGAGAAAGATGAGGTGCCTGATGACATCCTCCCATCATGCCTTTACGAAGACCCTTATTTCTCTTGTCCTCCAACTGAGAAGCTTAAAAAATTCAGGGTGATTTTCTCGACTCTCATGAGTAGCTTTCGGCTACATGATAAAGGCCTAACTTCTGGacattttagtcatatttttctgGTAGATGCTTCATCTGCCATTGAGCCAGAAACAGCAGTGGCCTTAACTAATTTTGCAGAAAAAAGTACTACTGTTATAGTCACTGGTCAACCAGGAGATAATTCACGTTGGGTTCGAGCAGACATGGCAAGGCAAAAGGGACTGAAGATTTCATACTTCGAGAGACTTCTCAAGTCAAGGCCATATAGAAGCCTCAACCCAATGCTTATCACACAACTGGACCAGTAG